The nucleotide sequence AAAGCCTACTCATTCTCAAGAGTAGTTCGGTTAAAACAGCagataaaaaaaatcagtaacacTTACGTCCTTGGGTTTTTATTCACTTCTCCTTTAACAGCAACTGTGCATCCTGGACGAAGTGCAGTATCAAGTTTCCCAACATAAGGAACTCCCTGGAAGAACACCACCAGTAAAATTTTTTACTGTGACTTACATTTTTCAATATGCAAGCTGAACTTTACTATAGCAGGAAGAAATTTGGCCTGTAATTGCAAATCTGCACTTATAGCTAAAGTTATTCCCACCAACATGTCCTGGGATACTAATACTATAGTGAGATAAACTTAtcaatgtgttgggttttttctttagaCTACCACCTTGGGTGCAAAATAAACACTATTTACAACTACTTCTGCCACCACTAATGGtggaaggagaggaagaagaggaggaaaaaaaagtaagcatGAAACTCCCTGCACTAATTTAAATTTGTATCACATAATTATTCAGAGGCAGACATCCCAACCTCTCCTCTCTGAAAGCTTCAGTTACACTTTAAAGAATAAGATTCATGCTGGGTGTGTACTCCCACAGCTGCTTaggtactaaaaataaggtcacGGAGTATTCTGTCCTCCTGGCACCAGTTCATAATGATAGATAGTGCGAGTATtctatttgcatttgttttgggctttttcttgttggtggtttgtttttgtggttggttggttgttgttgtgttaTAAGTTATTTCGATCAGGGAAAAGGAGTGAATGGAGAAGTCCTCCTCCTCTATATTCTGCTGAAGTCCACAACTTGCAAGCGACAATGTTGCATGTTATTTGGTTTTCAAAAGAAGACTGCCATAGGCAGACTGTCAAGGACAAGGCAACTAAAATCATGGCACTCTCTGCCACTTCACCTTCACAAATTCTATTTGTATATATTCCTGGCTTCCAACCCCTTTTCAGTTTGAGTGTGGTCCTTACTTCAGTCTGGATACTGTCCACCTGTACAGCTTTTTGCAAGAAGATGAGCACTCACTCCATCTATGTGCCGTGCTGACTGGGTGTGAGTCCCAACCCTAAGGTGGGATGTTTGCATCCAGCCACGTGAGGTGTATACAGGGTGAGCGTGGATCTGTCcgcaagaggaaaatgtagccAGACAGGTTCTGAGATATGCACATTAATATAAGGCCATTTGGCATCCTATAACTGCAGAATACTTGTGTTTTGCAGGTACTTCCAAAGGTAGAGAAAACTAAATATGCTTATTTGAAAAAAGTCCTTAATGTAATTTGGTCGTTTAAAACTTCAGGTACGCcactttttatttctctgtttatgGCTGTGGATGCTGCATTTATCTTTTGGGGTTTCTATATACTTTCACAAATAGCTTCACTTTTACTAGTAGCACCAAAGACAATTACTCTCTACAAAACCTCACTGATTATCATCTCCCAGAGGATTTTCAATTCCCTTTGTTCTGTGCATATTTTTTCATGAATAACtgagatgtttttattttcatttttttctactcTTCACATTTGCCACAAGTCTACATGAGACACTTACAAATTGTGAACCATCTGGCATTTCCCCctacaagagaaaacaaacaatattAACTGTCTTATCAGACAAGAGGGAGAGTCATTCAACTTCTTACAGACATACGTACATTTTCTGTGTTTATCTTTGTTACTCCTAGAGATGATGGCTGAGAGCCTTGTAAAGACTGCAGGAAGAGAGACATTTGGATGTCACTGCTAATGTCATAGAACTTTAACATAAAGTTGATTTAGAACTGTAGTAACGATCTGTACTGCTTGGAAGGCTAAACTGTTAACATGGAAATCTAGGGCTATGGTAAAGACAGCCAAAGCCCTACAAACTAAAGGAGAAGAACAAGCCAAACAGATATTTCTAAAGACGACCTCACTACAGTTTGAATCTTTATTTAACAGGCAGAGCACTGTTTAACCCCTTAGCATCTGGGGGTACCCACTGAGCTTTCCTCACTGGGGTAGGAATACCAGCAGGGCAGGTCCATGCAGGCATCCTTAAGAGTCCTATGCATCCCTGTTTATATGCTATGGGAGAGGCATATGAGCAATGTGGCCATGCAGAGACACAGTTCCAGCCTAGCCCTGGCAGATTCTATCTTTTGCTGCTTTATTTCGAATACAagcctccctcttcctcctcagaAGAGTATATTAGAAgcaaagacaaaaaggaaaaaaatcaccctTCTCCATCCCTTTCTTCCCCAAAGGATACAGCATGAGCAACCATAGACTAAAACAATTCTTTTTCTGTGTTTGGGACAGAAACCAACCTACAGCACCTGCTTGCCCCCAGGCTCTTTTCAGAGTCAGTCCTCCAAGATCAAGACTCAGACAGCTTTGAAGTAACATTATTCTGGCAACATGCCCAAGACCAAGTGATGAGGCCCACAAAAGTCTGTATATAAGCTTTGCAATGATCAGTGAGTAGACATATATTTACAGTTCAGACTCCATTTTATTCAGGCCCAAATCTCCAGCTTCTATCAACACAGTTATTAGTCCACTGACCTGAGTTAGACCTGATGTTTAGCAACAAAAGATCCAAGCTTTGCCCACAAAGCAGTGAAGATAGGGGAGAAGAGACCCAGAACATTACACGGGACTAGGTAGGCTGCCTTAGTGAGTGGCAGGACGAAAGGGAAAAGATATTCACCTTCTACATCTCCCCCAAATTTCTCACCTGCCGTTTCTGCTCTAAAAGTCTCGCCCTTACAGAGAGGAAATGCCCTTTTTTCTGCACAGGGGAGAACACATCATTCAACTCCTCCCTGTTAGTTTACTTTCCCTAGCAGAACTGGCAGCCGAGAGGAATCACAGCACTCCTTGCACTTTAAATTCATTGCAGTTTGGTCCAAGAGCAAGTAAGGCCACAACATCTTCAAGAAAAGACACCTCTTCTCACTCGCCAGAAATAAACATACACtcctattttttatttcattcaagAATTCAGTCATTTTAGTAGGAAAAACAGGATTATGTGCAAAAGCAGTTCCAGCTGTGGCTGAACTTGGCATTTGGAAGCCTGGCAACAAGTTACAGCTGTAGCTGAACTTGTCACTTAGAAGCACTGAATACTGAAAGTTCATTTTGGAGCTTCTGCAGTATTTGAAAAGTATAATAATAGAAGTATAATATTCCTAGATCCAGTATCCAGTCAATTCTTACACCCTTCATCCTGTTAACTCTGTAAGCTGCAAACTTTGTCACCCTTTTGCCCCTAACCTCAAGACTAAAACGGGAAGACAAAGATCCTCACATGAGATTCGCATGTTGAAATGCAGGGAAAAAAGGTTTTGTTACTGACAATAACCTGTGCAGCTGCTTTTCTTTACTTCCTTTTCACTATAAATCGTACTCTGCAGTTTAGTAAGACAGAAAAGAGGAATCAAACAAGTCAGCTGTCTCTATAACTTACATTAGAAACAAAATCTATGCTTTTGATCTGCACTTTGCCATATATTCCAAGTGTATCTATTCTTTCAAGGTTAATTCTGTGGTTGTAGAGCAGCAAGTGCTTCTTGTTTACGGTCACCTGAAGAGACaggaaacaaaacaggaaaattgTATTAAATATACATTACACCAGCCAGGTATCATATTGTATGTATATATctctggtttatactggtttggtACAGAAGCAGCGATCGTCCCAGAAATTTCAGAGCAGCTAAGCTCAGCCGTTCCATGATTCAGTCTCTCCATCACTATGAGGGAGATCTGACTACACTAAAATCTTCATTTCACACCTTTTATTTCTATCACCTGATCATTTACCAGTGTGGTGTTACCAATCTAATAGAATCTATTATTGCAGTTTAGCAGAGCAAGACAGACCTTGTATTTTTATCTCCAAGAGGACTGTCCTACACTAGTCACAAAACAGGTTTATCCTAAGGTCAGCCCTTGCACataagaagggaaggaagggtggAGTAGCCATTAGCCACAGCAGCAAGTTATTTGCCTACCCATTCAATTTAGAAGGAAGCAATACAAAATTAAAGGTCTGATTTACTTAGCACCTCCctaaagaaaagtttctaaactTTTCTGTATTTAGACTATACCTAGGTAACAGAGAAACCAAGGCTTACAACTATTTATTGTAAATATCATATACAAAATACCTATGTTTTACTGGCCAGACAACCGGCTATAGAGAAAGCATTGACCCAGACTCACCTGGAATTTATCCTTTAAAATCATGATTATAATCTCAAATGACTTCCCTTTTTGAAAGGGCATCTCGTAAGTGATCTCCTCCCAGCCCCATTTTTCCTTCTCCAGTGTGTTGCAGACAATGCAGCCAGACCTTTTGAAGCGGGGGTTGAAATGAAACGCCACATCAGCTCGAGGCTTTATACTGCTGCCACACTGTAAATCCACCTGGAACCTAATCATAAAAATAAGACAAACCACATTCAGCTCAGTCTGTCAAGAAATTACCTAGAAGTTCAATACACTTGTGGAGCCTTAGAACAAGCAGACATACTAAGTTTTGTTagataaggaaaacaaacaaacatatattTGTCCAAGCCCTCCACATTTGTGAAAGGTTCTCCCATGATTTATTGcaatgaattaaaatatttatcatCTTGTGTCATGTAAGCTCCTCACTTAATGCATTCACTACCTTCCCTCCCATCATCTTCAGTAGAATAAACAAATGAACCTTGGGTAAAATCAGGGAAGAGAACCGCCATAGCGGGCACACACACTGGTTCATGCCTCCTTATCCCAGTTTACATTTATTCCTTCATGCAACACATTCAGTTGTCAATTCTGTTAGTCTCAGAGAACCTCTTTAGACAAGCAAACATGTGCtatgacagggaaaaaaaaaattgccaaagCAGGCAAagcaaaaagagagaagagaggatcagcagaaaggaaaaaatcagTTCATCCTCCACTTCTCATCACAAAGCTTTCCTTGGCCACTTAAGCCACCACCGGGATTTAGATCAAACCTTTGTGTGCCATCAGAAGTAGGACCCCTGGAAACAGTTTATCCATCATATTCTTGTTCACGTGGTGACACTGCAAAAAGTGACACTGCAGCCAGTACCTGTCTGCATCCTCAGGAACAGTCCCATGTATCACAATCAGCTGTCCAGGAACAAGGCCACCAAGTATGGTCCCAACATAAGGAATGATCtagaagaggggaggaaaaaaaaacacaacacaaacccacgtTTCGAATAACATTTTGTGTTGAAGGCAAAAAATACcacaattgttttaaaaataatattctaaTAATTATGTGATGCTCTAGCACACTAAAAGAACCACAACTAgcatttcatttaaaagaaacattACAAAAGCACTACCCACCACAACGTGaaggaaaaaccccacaaattttCATCTATGACAAACAAGTTTCTCAGagaaaattaaaactaaaatttCCAGCCTCTATTCCTAGCTCTCAAACAATGAACGGCAATATTTTATTGCCTCGCTTTTCATAGACTATAAAGAGGATTCACTTCAGATTGCCCAGGGCTGACTTTTATCAGCCCTTTGGTGGTAGCAGAAGGCACCTCATGGAACCCGCCTGAGCCCAGACTCCAGCACCTGCCTTTTTGCTTGTTCTTGCTCCATTCTGGAAAACACTCATGGGAAAAGAAGTGACTATGGCAGAGAACAGTGTCTTCTTAGTAAAAACTAcatgacaaacacaacaaaatacCCTGTCCTAATGAGCTGAGAACTGCAAGGTGCACTGAAATAGCCCTGTCTTGGGCTTCACGGTACCTATGGTACACAGCCCAGTTCAAATCCTGACCATTTCTGCTTCCTCATTAATAGCTGGAGAAGGTAACAAACGCATGTTATGCTAAATTGAAACGGCAACACAGTAGGACTTGTTGGGTCATGTGAGGGGACATGTCTgttaaaataaaaaccccaaacaccccagCATGGCTCTCTGACCAAAGCCCCCCCCCAACCAGCAGCTGGTGCACCCAGAACTTCGGGGCAGGAAGGGCAGCACCTTCACAGAAAACTGTGGGAGTCACAGGAGACCGATACGAAAGCAAAACTAGAAGTCTGCATCTCATCACCTGTGCTTTAGGTTGAAAAATGAAGTGAATAGTAGCAAATATCGCATTTGATCTGGTTAACAGACAAAAATTTCTGCCAAGGTTGTGTTTTGTATGTTTTCCCCCAAAATCCCTGATCTATGGAAGAGCGTATAAGATTTTACAACctctttaaaatgaaacatcAATTGCAAACAGGAGATCCAGTAATTTTACAACAAAAAAACGAACAGACTGGAAATTCTGCTCTTGAATGGAATACTGGACCACAAAAGGACAtgttgagatttttattttttaaatacatgtatcATCACGCAAAACAGGAAGATATAAAAATGGGATGTGTTCACTGACACCTATTCTTGTGAATTTGTGAGGAGGGAAGAGGGAATGACAGCAAAAATTCTCTAAATCCAGAGCGTTGATCATTTGTGCCAGTATATAGACATCATTTTCTGCTCTCTCTACACTTTCCTTCTCAGCTACCCACACATTTCCCAAAACATAATTTGCAGTCATATTCTACATCAGGTAAAACAGACTTGGAGAATTTGCTTCCCAAGCATAAGCTCACAAATGGTCAAGTTGGCTTAAGTTTCATGTGTTTCTATTGGCTTGAGCAGGTACAGTAGAGGCGAATCAAAATGTGAAAATAACTGCTAAAAGTGAAACAATAAATAGGCCAAAATCCCTTTGCTTACTGGTAGTAGCTTGGTTCTTTAATATACAAGCTGTACACAAGAGGCTCAATTTTATtcaaataataatactaataaatacGAAAAAACATATATTGATTATTTTAGTTTTAACACACTGCTTCTGAGGGACAGTAGCTCTGAATAATGCAGTAAAGTAATGAATTACTGGTTCAGTCTCCAAAGATGAACCAGGAAAACATACAGACATGGGCCAGAAATGTCGGGACTTAACTACTCTAGTGGATCAAAGTTATTTATCCCTGGAAGAGAAGCTGTGGAAAACAGACTTCTTTACAATCAAAAAGATGCATTTATTTAAGAGAAAAGAAGGTTGGCCCATCAACTCTTCAGTACCTTAAACACGGAATCTCCAAGGCCATAAAAGAGCATTTCCTGGGTGCAATATGTCAggattaatgaggttttgtcatcCCAGAATATGCCTGTAATTACCTCACGTCTCAAGACATTCCTCCACTAATTTTTCATCATTTATTAAGAATAATGCTTGTAACATTGCATAATCTAGCAGCATCCTGGCTCTCTTCTAGGCCGCAAAAATTACTTCTGAAGCCACTTAGTCAACGTCAACTGAGTTTGAGAGGTCTTGAAGTTTAAGTTCATTCTAATATTTGCCAGTTTCCACAAAATAAGAGGCCAGATGATGGTCTTATGGAGGAAAGGACTGTGATAACACAGCTTCCATCCAGCTTGCTGGGTAGCAGACAGCTGTCCCATCATAGGGGGCATGACAACATTTCTTGCCAAATCAGTGGAATAAAGGGCATAAAGAGGAAAGCAGGATTTTCTGAATGATGCAGAACAGTACAGTAGTGAAGAAATAAGTCTCAGACTCAAATCTGTAAATAAAGTTCTTAAGTTTTGCTGCTCATAGAACAATTCCCTGAAAAATTGAAGTCTTCATAGCCTGCCCTTCTCCATCCCTACTAAGTTCATCTTGTGGTATCACACaggtgacagaatcacagaagggctgAGGCTGGAAGAGGCCTCTGGTGTCAATGCCTTACTGAAAGCAAGGACAGATAGAACAGGTTGCTCATGGCCTgtctggaggctgtcctgaggtcATCAGCACAATCATTCCCCCAACCCTGCTTCCATATTCCAATCCCACATACTCACTCTTATTCCTACTTTAGGCTCTTGACCCCTAAGCCCTCATTTACCCCTTTACATTCTCCACCCTGGTCTTGTCACCCGTCATACTCACCAGTCCCCTTGCAGCCACTCAATTTTGCTGAGTTCTTACTCACTCTCTTACACAGATTATTTGTCTTAAACAACTCCTAACCCTCCTCTTCACACCTCCTCTCTCACCAAAATCCCTGTCTACCAACTTTCATGCTCCCTCTCCTTTTGCAGTTCAGTTCTTCTGCCTT is from Patagioenas fasciata isolate bPatFas1 chromosome 3, bPatFas1.hap1, whole genome shotgun sequence and encodes:
- the LGALS8 gene encoding galectin-8 isoform X1 — its product is MCSSSGDTELRNLNREGKMMSLDGPQKTISNPIIPYVGTILGGLVPGQLIVIHGTVPEDADRFQVDLQCGSSIKPRADVAFHFNPRFKRSGCIVCNTLEKEKWGWEEITYEMPFQKGKSFEIIIMILKDKFQVTVNKKHLLLYNHRINLERIDTLGIYGKVQIKSIDFVSNSLQGSQPSSLGVTKINTENGEMPDGSQFGVPYVGKLDTALRPGCTVAVKGEVNKNPRTFAINLKPSDSKDIALHLNPRVKNKIFVRNSYLNDSWGEEEKEVANFPFSPGMYFELIIFCDAHQFKVAVNGVHTLEYKHRFKQLEKINVVEVTGDVKLLDVRSW
- the LGALS8 gene encoding galectin-8 isoform X2, with protein sequence MCSSSGDTELRNLNREGKMMSLDGPQKTISNPIIPYVGTILGGLVPGQLIVIHGTVPEDADRFQVDLQCGSSIKPRADVAFHFNPRFKRSGCIVCNTLEKEKWGWEEITYEMPFQKGKSFEIIIMILKDKFQVTVNKKHLLLYNHRINLERIDTLGIYGKVQIKSIDFVSNGEMPDGSQFGVPYVGKLDTALRPGCTVAVKGEVNKNPRTFAINLKPSDSKDIALHLNPRVKNKIFVRNSYLNDSWGEEEKEVANFPFSPGMYFELIIFCDAHQFKVAVNGVHTLEYKHRFKQLEKINVVEVTGDVKLLDVRSW